The region TTGTCCTTTGCCTTGATCGGGGGCGTGACATGAGTGTCGACCCAGAACGGCCAGAGTGTGTAATCGAGATCGAAGGCGATCAGTTTTGGCAGTGGCAAGCCATCAGTGAACGTGGATGGAGCGTTGGACGAGTCTTCTATCGGGGCTGCGGTGTTTGTTCGTCTTGCGCGAATCATTTTGTCTATCTATCAGACTCGAGCGGCAGGCTGTACGGGCGTCTATTGGTGTAAAGAAGGTCGGTCTAGAAAACCACGATGAAAGGAATGTGACACGAAGCAAACGTAAGACTTTTTGTGGAATGCAGAGGATTGTCAGTCTGATCAAAGTCCAAATTCTTAGAATTTGCGGGGGATTTCCGATCACGTGGGGCGCTGTCTCAGTGCCCTAGTATGACGTTGTGAATAACTTCATAACTTTATTCACTACATGGCATCTTGCAATTGTATTCGAAATTTCATTGCTACTTGGCATCTGCTAAATACAAGCCCAGTCACACCCATATTCCTGAGTTGATCCGTATCCCAATTCAGCTGGCCTTGTTGTTTTTGTGTGTTTTGCGCTTTTTTACGTTCCCCAAGTTAAAGTACATACATGTGGGCTGTCAACATCAAGCTGGATAATCATCTCACAAACTTCAGTAACTACCTCAATTCAGAGGCGTGTAAGTGAAGCAGCGAACCGTATCCAAGAATTTCCAGATCTGCTGGTGATTCTCTGCCCCCTTGATTGTCAGTTCGTATGCCACGGAATCCCAATCAGAAGCATAATGAAGGATGCGAGCCTGCTGTTCTTGATCCAGGATACCATTCGCACCGACCGCTTCGGCAATAATGCGGCGCCAGAGGTTGAAAGTCAACCCGAATCGCCAGCTTGACTTGCGTCCTTTTTGAGAAAGACTGGCACGCGTGTTACCCTTGCCACCAGTGGGGCGACCAGTTCGGACAGAGCCAAGTTCAGGGCCAGATACATTTCCAGCTCCGAAAACAGAACGCTCGGGAGTAGTGTCGCGCAGAGAGTTTAGCTCGAGGCATCCCTCGTTCTCGGGCTCTGGAGTTGCTAACTTGGGTGTGGCCGGTCGATAAACCGGCTGGAGAGCAGGAAACTCTTCGTCAAATAGCTCAGTTCCCGGGTGAAAACGGCCCTTAGAGAAATATGGGGAGAAAGCCGGAGGAATTGTGTACTGAGGTTGTGGGTGGAATTCCACGGATGATGGAGAGTGCTCAACGATCAACTCTTCTTCTGCGtgtccttcctcttcctcttcctcttgctcttgttcttgctcttccaCATCATGTTCCTCGGTGACGGGAAATTCTTCATTAGCTGCCACATCCTCGGATGCTTCAACTGCGCGGTCCCTATCTTCCAAGAGAAGTGCCCGAGAAActaccatcatcttcagcgcAACGGTGGCAATCTCACTAGCGTGAAGGCCCTCATGCTTAAGAGATTCAATGCGCACACGCTTGGTAAGTCTGGTGTGATCGAGCTCTAATTTGTTTTGCGACTTATGCTTTGCGGCCTCGTCAGTCGAGTCTTCATCGTCAGATCTGTTGCCCTCCGAACCACCCTGGGCCCTAGATTTATATTGACGAATCGCCTCAGTCACATCGAGGAGGCGCTTAGCGTGACCCGTGAACCCATCAATGGGTTTCCAGATGATACTCCTGTCTCCTCTAGCCAACCCAGGAATGGCAGACGCTTTGCCATGAGGAAGGAACTCCAAGAGTTGTTCAGAAGAGCGCTGTGTGGCGAGCATTCGAGATAGATGCACCGCACTGCTATTCTTGACTTCGATTTCTGATAATATGAAGTATGGGATGGAACGGAGTCCTCGAGTACATGCGTATTGCTTCAGATCATTGAAGGTGATGTTCTTGCTGGCTGGTACTGCGGTGGATCCAGCACCTAGTACAACAATATCCCCGTTAACTTACAATGCAATTATCACCAGCTGGATTAGTGGGATATCCATACCATTTTGACGAGCCGCTCTGCCAACCTTGCTTGGGGATTTCTTCGCACAGCCGCTTTTGCAATCCCAACTAGCCTTCACATCGATCTTCAGTGCCGCAGTTTCCTCCGCAAGCGCcgcttcctcgccgtcttGCACATCGGTGGAGAAACCGTGGTCCTGACGAACGATCGTCTCTGCGTCCGCCTCAAGGAAATCAAGGTCACTTTTGATGTAACCACGAGCAAGGATTTCCAAGCCAGCAGCCCCAATCGGATTACCAGCCAAATCAAGTTTCTTGAGCATGTAGCAGTTCTTAAAAGAACCCAGAAACAACTTCCAAATggtcttctcctcttcggTGACAATGCGGATGTCATTGCGTGAAAGATCAAGCTCACGAAGGTCACCACCGCTGCTGGCAATGACGTCTCCTAGCTTGAGGAGGGACTGCACGGTGAGCTTGTTGTTTTGAAGATGGAGCTCAGTGACCTTGGCAAGACCGAGTGGGTGTTCTGCATCGCGGCAGTTGATGCAGCTGATCAGGTCGTCAATAAACTCGGCGAAGCCGTCATCAGTGAGACCTTTGCCTGTGAGGTCGATCTCGAGAGTTGGATCGCGGGCTGCAGCCTTagagccagagcctgggGCCATTCGTTTTTTCTGAACTTTATCAGCATCTCTTGACTGTCTTTGAAGCTAGGGAAGAGTAGCTAGACAGTGTGACCTACCAGGTCCTTGGAAACGACGTGGCCAGCTTTGACGCCGCTGATCTTTCTCTGTAGAACACCACATCGTCAGCTCATCTGATCCAGAGAATATATACCCAAATCCAATAGAACATACAGCGGAATAATTCAACTTTCCCATGATGATATTTCGATACCTTGGTGGCACGAGTAAAtgtgttgtgttgtgttgtaTCGCTTCAGCCTGCATCGTGAAAAGAATCAGCTCTGATCATATCCATCTCCAATCCAACGAAATACAACGAACGAAGCAAGTTgaaatattaagtataaagcCATCACAACCCCTAGATAAACAGGCAATTTCAGAACAAGGCCCGCTGCGCTGCACGCAGACACGCAGATGCACACGGGCTCTGACGCGCCGAGAAAGGGTATACAACACGGGTCCGGCCAACCACGGCCCATTCACAAGAGCAACATACCTTTGGTGGTGAAGTTCCCGCAGTAGAGGCTACCAAATATAGCTAAATATGAAGCTTTCTTCCTCTAGCTAGAATGCTGGAGAGATAAGGTCGGATATGGTTGAAAGAGGTGTGGGATAGAGGGTGAGGGCAAAACACTGCGTTTCTCAGGTTATATTAGTGCTCTGGATATAATATCTCTTTTgaaaatagataaagataagGAGTAATGAGCTGCTTGTAATGCATGGCTGTACTCACGTTGCTTTGCTTCGGTTGTGTTGACCTCGTGATGGTAATCCTGATGGATCAGGGTAGAGGGTAAGTATggtgggagaaagagaaggccaGTAAAGGGCTGAGCGGGGGAAGCAAAATAACAGGCCTCATATACTAGAGGAAAACACTGTTGCCGGGCAGAGGCCGCACTTGCAAGGCTCTGCTTTATTGGGGCGTGACTAGGATATTCACTCACTCACTTAAATCACGCATCTCTATCAGGGAACAGGTTAGAATCTTCCAGGGTTAGAATCTGTTCACAAATAGAGTACACCAATAGGTAAGCTGATATTTCTGGCCATCTGACACTCCAGTAGCTAAATGAATGGAGTCTGTGAGCTCTACTGTCTGCCAGGTTCTTTCACTTGGATGTGGAAATTCCATTGTAGTCTCAAGCATCTTTAACATAACAAATGCAGCAAACGCATATAACTCCGTCATTATGTCGGCGGTCAATGACATTCTTCTCAAATTTCAAACGGTTAAAAGAAATCAATTATGTCTTTGAAATCGTCCAGCAGGGCTGGGTCAATTCCTTCCCAGCCCGTTGGTATAGAAGAAGCAACAGGTACGTCACACATCTGCGAGTTTTCAGCCTCGTTCCCTTCTGTAagctctttctctccttttctGGGCAAATCTGTTTCAATACCGTCTGGCTCCCCACGGTTCTTTGCTCTCTTGTTGTCGTcattggtggtgttgctccTGTCAGCCAGCTTTCGCTTCTGTCCCCCCAAGCCGTCGGATTGCGGAGGCATGGAACACAATTTCTGCGGCTCAGGGCTTACAAGATCTACTAGACAAGTCTTAGCAAAGCCATAATTTGCCGAAGGTGACTCCAAGGTCGGACGCCCCCGGAACGAGACCTCATCAGCATCGATCCAGTCGTCTCCGAGCTCATGAGGGGTCTTGGAGATACCCGGCGCTTTTTGAGAATCACGATCCAACGAGCTGATGGCATTTCCGAAGAATTCAGACGGTGAGGGCAAGTCGTCGAAGCTCTCGTCACCATAGTCGCTCGAGGAATCCGCGATAAGGGAGATAGGGTTATCCGTGCTAGGAGTCTTCAGCTGGGATGACTGCTGGCTGTTCTTCACTTTTTTCTGTTGCTTAACAGATTTCGGATCACTCTTTGATATACTTGCTGACAATGTCAGCTGGTTCGATCCTGCTGTGTCTTGATAAGCCCCGTCAGACTTCTTTCTAGTGGCCTTTGGGGGATTGCTCAAGCCCTCGCGACAACAGTAATGCTTGCACCTACTGGGTTTAGCAATTGCCACCCAAATGTATGCAAATTCCTTACGATGTTTTGTCTTTACACTTATGATTGCATGCCCATTTGCCGTTATCCAGCTTTCCGAGTTCCCGATCGACGCTGGCATTTGCCTTTGCCGCTGCACTTGACTTGGTGTCTTCGCTCTGTGATGTTATTTTCTGGTACATTGTGCCTTTAGAGGGTACTGATGGTTGGGGCCCTGCTTCCCCATCATTCCAGTCATCTAATATCTCTTAATTCCAGTCAGACTCATTCCGTATATCACTGAATCAGTATAGATCTGGGTATACTACCTGAGCCTAACCACTCTCCGAATAACAAGTCATCAGTATCGAACCGTTTAAGCTTATTGGATGATTCATTGTTGCAAGGCTCTGTAATCGGAATTTCCTCATGCTCGGGCTGTTTGGGAAAGCACGACTTTGGGAGATCCGGTCTCAACGTCGCACAACGTGAGGTTCCCGCTTCAATTTGTTAGTCACAAAGACCACGCGGCCGTGGGACTGAGGAGCAGACCAATTTCATCACACATAACATGACAAATTATGTATTGGCCATGTTGCTTCAGTTCTCCGCTTAAAGATATCTCATGGTTCTTCTGGAGCTTGGCTGCACTAAATATCATCAGCATACGGTACCATCAGAATACAATTTCAGTTGTATATATACCTTAAACGTCGAAAGTCAATTAGTCGGCCGTCAGAAGTCTCTGCAATGAAACAAACATAAACCGGCCGCCTCTGGAAGAAACTCGGACACTTCTCGTTCATGAATGCGATCTCCACTTTAAAGCGCACTGAGACAAAACGGCCTGGCTTGACGTCCTAGGGAAGATTAGCAACTTCCAGCAAGACTCTGAGAGCCTCTGAGGATACCTTGCCCATAATCTTCACCGATACTCGTAGCTTTGGGAATTCCGCAAGACGACCCCGCACTTTCACTCCAAACGGCGGATTCTTGCTCAGCGCCATGTCGATGCAGTGCGGCTCGGTGTCTTCCAGGGCTTCTATACTATCAATTCCAGCTGCCACTAACTTCCTCaccgcaacaacaccaatcTGCTCAATTTGCTTCATCTGAAGGGGTGAACCATCCCAAACCTTTGCTGTTAAACTCCTGGCGAGTTCCAACGCATTTCGGATAGTTACCGAATCTCCCAGGTGAACCTGGCAGTCAATCACACATCGAATCAGACGATTAACATGGGAGAATACAAAGTTTTTGTCCTGCTGAAAAGTGAACTTGTGTTTCTGGAACTGCTCGTTAGTCGGAAACTCAATAGCACCCAGTTCGGACTGGATAAGGAGGGATATCTTGTGAGCTGGGAGCGCGATGTCGACATTAATAGGGTAGGCGAGGTCACTTGAGCGGTTTATCTCCTTATACACCGACTTCTCTCCTGCCTTGAGTCGTACGTCGCGGAATTCTTCGGCCTGGGATATAGCTGCAAGCTACAGCGTATCAGTCTAACTTTCATCCCAAAAGTTTAGGCGATTTACTTACAATCTCCGCCACACCTGACTGCGACTTCAACGCAAGGAGCGTTTTCATCGTCTCGAATCGTACATAATACCTTGCCATGGCATCTCCAAATGGCGTGGACTTGAGGGTGTTGGACGCGACTAGGTCACATTCCTGGAGTAACTTGATATCCTTTTCGCAAATCTGGCGAAGcatctcgtcttcgtcgtcccGGTTGGCGCTCTCCTTGAGTTTATAGTCCATCGGGTTCCTCCTTAGTCTGACAAACAAGAAGGTACCCGCTAGCCAGGTAGTAGCTGAATCTAGACTGGTTACATTGCCGAGCCCTATCTCGGCATTCAGGTGGTCAATCAAGTTTAGGTGCAGGCAGCTCTCGAGACTCTCAGATCCAGATACTAGCTTTTCATAGTGATGGACTCGTTCCTTTCTGGTCAGAATTACCGCAGTTGCGGTGTCGTCAAATTGTGGTCGGCCGGCACGACCGAGCATCTGCATTACTTCAAGGTCCGAGTACTCCTGGCAGCAACCGTCTTGCCATCCTACAGTGTTTTTGATAATGACTAGATGGCAGGGGAGATTGACGCCGACAGCGAGAGTTGAAGTACAACATACAAGGCTTATTTTGCCTTCGATGTATCCGTTCTCGACTTGGTGTCGGTCTGCAGGTTCAAGGCCGGCATGGTGAAAtgcaacaccagcagctgtTGTCGCTGTCCGAAAAAAGTGTCAGCATCGATACAGATGGGTATAATCCGACTCACTCTTTAGATCAGTGTTGCAAACCTGCATCGGCTTACTTGGTCCCTTCCATAGCCGCGCTGGGTGGTTAGACGTAGACCACAACCGTGCAAGTTCCTTTGCCGTAGTGACTGCAGAATTCCTGGTACAACAAAATATCATGatgggcttcttcgccgaATGTGTGCCAATGACATCAGCAAGTCTACGATTCAACAGTGAGCCTGTGCATATATGCAGAAAGATTGAGGGCTTACTTGGAGTTAAGCAGTTTGTCGAACGCAAAGTCATTACCATGAGACTGATATCCATAAACAAATTTCTGCAGCTTCACCGGACGAAACTCCTCGCCGAAGTGCTCTCTATGTGCCGGAACGTGCTGGCTAGTGGCATTCTTACCTAACCAGGTCGCAATGTCTTCAGAGTTCGGGATAGTGGCGCTTAATGCAACAAAGCGTACATTGGACCCAATGGTTTTCATTCGGGATACAACCGCTTCCAAAGTAGCGCCGCGAGCTTCTTTGAGTGTATGAACTTCGtcaatgaggaagagcttgacGAGCTGCATAAGCCGGACATGATCCTTCCACTTCCGTGTCATGCTGTCCCACTTCTCTGGAGTGGTTATGATAATCTGGCTATTCTGGACATTTCTTAGCTGGGAATGATCCGTATCGCCCGTGAGCTCGGCACACTGGAGCCCAAGTAGTTGGAATTTTCGACTCCAGTCACGAAACCTCTCAGAACAAAGAGACTTTGTCGGGGCCTGGTAAACGACTTTGAATTGCTCGTCTTTCAGGGTATTCAGCAGGCGGCAAATCGCCAGCTCCATAATGACCGTCTTACCGCTCCCAGTTGGGGCAGCTAGCACTACGTTGTCATCGCTTCTGTAGATAGCCTGGAAGCACTTGGACTGCACGGCGTTGAAAACAGGGAAATGGAACAGCGAGCGATAATTGTCCGGTAGTTCACGGACCGACAAGAGTACAATACCTCGAACAGAGACAGGTATATCTTGAAACGGGTTGCTCGGGTCATGGTGTGAGGTTGGAAAATCAGTACTAGGCTCGACATATCGCTTCTCCACTCCAATGGAATGTACTTGAGGAGCCCTGTTTAGTCCCAACGTCCCACCAAGATCCCGATCGGTTTCTCGAAATCCTCCAGTCGTCCTTCCACTCTGAATCCGCGCTAATGGGCTCGAAACTTCCCTTGTATCGATATCAGACGAACTCGAGGGTATACTTCGATGGGGCGTGACATGCGGGCCTAAGATTCCAAAATTAGCTCACATTCTCATAAAAGAAACACAGTTTTAGTGCCTTTAGTGGCTGTTTAGGTACAACTGGTATACCAACTCACCATTGAAGAAACGAGAAACCTGTTTCGGCTGTTCCACTTGTCGGTGATACGAAGAAATCAACGGTTGCTGATGATTATTCGCTTTCCCATCCGACTGGGCAAGCAGTTCAAGGTCTAACCAGCACGAGCGTAAAGGTTAGACATCTATCTTCAACCATTgacatatatatatatatatatgtaggACACTGAGAATCTCACCAAAAGCATCAAGTTGtacatcctcgtcctcaaacACCTCATCCTGCTGTATGAGCGTTGACAGAGCAGGTAATTGAATAGTGGAACCGGGCTGATATGACAAGGTTCCATTTTCCTGCCTATAAGATTTATGAAAAagggaggacgacgatgacaaTACTTGTGATCCCTGGATGAGTTTCTCGTCAATCACGCCGTTGGAGTGTGGTTGGGGAGATTTTGGAAACTCAAGCGGCCCTTCTGCCCCGGTCTGGCGGGGTATGGAGAAGGGTTTGTTGACTCTTCGTCTCATGATGGTTAGAGATGGGTCTGATGGGGTGCCATTGGGAATATGATGGAATGGGGATTGATACAGtgaggtgatgaggatgggaatGGAGCGGGCTCTACAAGACATCTACGGAAGGCAGGTCACCTGCGGGCACGTGGACTGTATATCAAACGCCAACAATAAGACCAATGGAATATGTCTAGTCTTCAAAGGCTAGCATGGGTGGCAGACACGTTCAAATAAATCCACAGCGAAGCAGAAAAGTTGATCCAGCAACTAAAATGTAATCAATTTTTTCGAAAATCAAACGCTAGGTCTGCTCTATCGTTCAGAGCAGTGGCCAATCAAAGGGTATAGTAGTAGATTTCAGGGGTACAAATCGCCACGTATGCAGGCAAAAGCAATGGAACAGGCGCACGAGTCCTATGCACTCTTGTCTCACTTTCATCCAACACAGTCAACCAGAAAAACCAATGCAAGGTTGGTTATCAGCACAATAAATCGGATTCTCGTAACCGTATCGTCAATATCAAGTAAATCGTCAAAGCCTTAGAAGTAACCCCCACTTGCAGATCGCGAGGCCCCCGACCTGGCAACGCCGGGTGATGTGGGCCTTGAGGTTGAGACGCCCGCATTCAAAAAGGGCGTTGACGGAAGCTTAATTGAGATCTCCTTgggagacgaagaagcaggagaagTTTCGTCGCtcatgctttctttttcgtAACGCCCGATGCGAATTGGAGGTGGACGCTTAGCATCTGAGCTTGGAAGCTCACAGAGATAAGTAGCCACAAGGACCGCAAAGGTACCAAAGAGATACTAATGTGAGGTTAGCATAGCCCAGAATAAAACAATTTCCACCGAATAGTGAACGTACAGTCATAGTTGGTTCAAATTCGAAAAGCCAAATGCTACCCAGCGACGTCAGGATTATCGTAGTAGCCGACGCAACATTCCTAGAATCTGCAAATGCCGGTCCAGCAAAGAACGGGGCTGCAATCCCTCCAATGGCTTGCACAATAATCGTACTCCAAACCACCCAGTTGTAACCGTCAAAAACCCCGCCACTGGCAATCTTCTCACCATCTAGGAAAATCACACCAATAAACAGCGCAGGGAAGATCGAGTAGACCGCAATCTGCACGTTGCGGACCCAGAGGGATGTGGAATGCGCACTATCCCGCACCACTTTTTCAAAGTATACCCCGGAGAGACCAGAAGCTGCACAAGACCCAAGCGTAGCGAGAATGCCAACAGCACGGTCCATGGACGGGGTTGCGGTCAGGATATCTTCCTCAATGCCCTCATAAGTAGCGGAGCGCTTATGCAAATTCTGTCCCTGCTTGACTGacttccactcctccaaaGACCGAGGGAAATCGAAGTGCTTCGCCGCATTCTCAAGCAAAAGCTCCTCAGAGCTACTAATGGGAATAAGAACGAGAGCAACACCTCCTAGAAGCAAGAGTATAAACGCCCACTTCCGCAATGGAATACTCCTGCCCAGCAATGCAACACCAAACACAGAGCTGACGATGATCTTCAACTGGTACGACGCCTGGAAAGTCGCTGCCGGCAGGTTCGAGAGCGCAATATATTGCAACGAGTTCGCCAAAGTATAAAGAGAAGCCGGGATGGCCAATTTCCAACTATCGCCGGAAAACACGGCCGCAGCGAGGGTAGAGAGGAGCGAAGTGGCGGGCACGGAGGGAGGTGCCGATTTCGAAACTTCGTATAACGCCAGGGTCAGGGAAACGGCGAGTTTCACAATCTCGTTAAAGAGAACAGCGGTCGATGTGAGATAGCGCTTGCCACCAGTGGGCGGCATCATTCGAGAGTAGTGTACCAACTGTGGGCGCAACAGgagtcagtcagtcagtcacaCTAAACCCTTTGACGTAGAGGGCCGCGGAAAATACTCACGAGCACAAATGTTGTGTATTGCACCGTCAACTACATGACAATCAAGAAGGTTAGCCTCCCCCAATACAATTCGAATCCACAGACGATGCGTTCTGCGTTTTAGTGTCTCCTGAACTCACCAGTACCCAAGAAGCGTGCTTCCAACTCGCCCCGGCCCCCGGCCCAGACGACCGTCGTTGGACACTTTCCCCCATATTAAATTGATAGCTGTGCCCTCCCAACAGACACGCTAGACGACTTGAATAGTCGAAACAAAGATGAGAATGAGACACTGAAATTCACCAGTGTCCTAACACGGGGTAACAGCTAGCGTGCCGGGTTATTTCATGCAGAAGTGTGCTTGTGAAAGGCTGGAAGGAGAGTCGTCCAGTCTTACTCTAGTCGGCCTCGGGGCTGGCTTTACCTGGGGCGGTGTGGCTGGCAAAATCACGGGGATCGGGCGACGGACGATTTTCCCCTGGATTTAGCGGGAAGCATTTGCGGTTCGTCATTGGGTGTCCTGACGTCAGGCCAGGCCTCAGACCAGCCCAGCTGGGCTGGGCCAACTCAAAGCCCAACCACCCAAAGCAGGAGGGATCGACACAGTCAACACAGCCCTCGAGTCTGAGCCATGGATCAATTGGGGCAACACCCTGTGTCTTTGAAACAAGCTGCACACGTTTCGTATTCTGATTCCTCCCGCAGCCTCCGTGATCTGGTAAGTAATGGGGCCGTGATGCGTATCCTCTGCCcttgctttgcttttgttCTTGTCCATGCCACCACTGGTAATGGTATGACGACATCTGGCATTGTTTTCTGTTCATGCCTTCCACCGGGTCGCTGAAGCTTAATGGAGCGGAAACCATATCCTCGGAGGTTCCAAGCTTGGGATGCAAGGAGAGGGCAATTCCGGTTCTTGGGTAGACACTATGAAGAAATCTTGATTCTTGAGAGAACTCGAGCAAAGCCCCGTTATATACATTAATTATCCTAATCTTCCACATCGCTATCCGAAACCACCCCCCCACGTCCGAAATATGCATCCAAAAAGCCAATCCATGCAGTAAATGGGAATCAGGTAGTCAAACAAACGCGGTCGTGGATATAAAAGAGGAAAATATGAGAAAATACCGCCAACAAATAGTAGGAATATGCTAATAGGTTGAGAAAGAGTGAGTGTGTGGATGGTGTGACAAAATGAGATGGATAAAAGTAGACCCAGTGGCCTAAGAGTCAACGAAAGTACAGACGGGCTATGACGAAAATCAATGCACAGCTGTTAGGTTGCTGCCTTCAGTGGTCCACCCCAACGCCCAAGGAGGAAACTCGCTGCCCTCACCTGGAtcttctgctgcaggatcttcAAGCGCGATGGCCCCGCTGCTATCCGTCCGCCTCCTTGAGTGGTTTCTCTGAACTTCAGGGACGGGAGGTGGGGGTCGTTGGGGTGGAGGTTTTTGGGACGGCAAGGGCGAAAAGCGGTGAATAGGTAGAGTTGGGGTTAGAGGAGATGTGGCACTGGtggcaggagaaggaaggcttTTTGAAGACACACTCGCTCGAGGCGATGGGGCTGAAGTTGTAGTCTTATCTTCAGTATCAGACCCTGTGCCTTGCGGGGTGGAAGCACCCTTGTTCTGATAATACGAGGCCGGAAGGGGCGGTGTTGGTACCGAAGGAGGGATACCAGGGTTGCTGAGGCGTAGGAACGAGGTATCAGAGCAGTAGAATGAATCTCGAGAAGGCACTGAGAGGCCTGATACCACCGAACGGCGATCGGGTTCAATATGTTCGTTGAAGATACTTGGAGTCATCTTGCCGTGTCGCACTCTCATCACTTCAAGCAGGCGCTCTTCCTGTCTTGTCACAGCCATAACGCGGCTCCTCCTGTGCATTTCTCGCTGAGACATAGTTGAGGTTCTCGTCCGAGCGTGGCTCTGGTCCTCAAAAATAGGGTCGCTGTGGAGGAAGTCGGGCTCGAGAATTGCGGGAACACCGCTTGAACGGCGTGATTGATTACCCCCGGCTGCCCGAGAGGGTTTTCGCGGTAGCGAAGCATTAGAGTCTTGCCGAGGATGAAGGTATTTTGAGCTTGATCGTGAACTTTGAGTCTGACTCGACGAAGGACGTTCTACACTTCGTAGTGTTCCTCTAGTCGCTTGCGCGGCAGCCGCAGTACAAATT is a window of Aspergillus puulaauensis MK2 DNA, chromosome 4, nearly complete sequence DNA encoding:
- a CDS encoding putative UDP-galactose transporter (COG:G;~EggNog:ENOG410PJIB;~InterPro:IPR007271;~PFAM:PF04142;~TransMembrane:11 (o20-39i51-74o80-98i105-123o135-152i159-176o233-253i273-291o303-323i335-352o358-374i);~go_component: GO:0000139 - Golgi membrane [Evidence IEA];~go_component: GO:0016021 - integral component of membrane [Evidence IEA];~go_function: GO:0015165 - pyrimidine nucleotide-sugar transmembrane transporter activity [Evidence IEA];~go_process: GO:0090481 - pyrimidine nucleotide-sugar transmembrane transport [Evidence IEA]); the encoded protein is MGESVQRRSSGPGAGASWKHASWVLLTVQYTTFVLLVHYSRMMPPTGGKRYLTSTAVLFNEIVKLAVSLTLALYEVSKSAPPSVPATSLLSTLAAAVFSGDSWKLAIPASLYTLANSLQYIALSNLPAATFQASYQLKIIVSSVFGVALLGRSIPLRKWAFILLLLGGVALVLIPISSSEELLLENAAKHFDFPRSLEEWKSVKQGQNLHKRSATYEGIEEDILTATPSMDRAVGILATLGSCAASGLSGVYFEKVVRDSAHSTSLWVRNVQIAVYSIFPALFIGVIFLDGEKIASGGVFDGYNWVVWSTIIVQAIGGIAAPFFAGPAFADSRNVASATTIILTSLGSIWLFEFEPTMTYLFGTFAVLVATYLCELPSSDAKRPPPIRIGRYEKESMSDETSPASSSPKEISIKLPSTPFLNAGVSTSRPTSPGVARSGASRSASGGYF